The following are from one region of the Chloracidobacterium sp. genome:
- the hrcA gene encoding heat-inducible transcription repressor HrcA yields MLVREPNRKVEKTSDFPDSRGQTILSAIINEHFVTGEPVGSKSIADKFANASGLSSATIRSVMGELEELGLLEQPHTSAGRVPTDKGYRYYVDNLLGVLSISNEDLYRIGDEFGLSTNEFAETPDRLMERTSQLLSVLSNNVGIVVSPSLSSDRLQHIEFVNLSENRILVVLVSAPNIVHNRIIRLNVAFTKEELDRCANYLNTEYAGKNLSQIRAEILALMHEEKALFDKLLQTAVILCSQSIEDDEEMPGEVYVDGTSNILTKRDFVDLERLRELLSTIGEKSRLIEILNECIARDKTGKGDVQVVIGSENRTPSMQNCSLISAPYRIGNTSAVGTLTVLGPTRIEYARMISIVSYVARVLEKMMSRDISNN; encoded by the coding sequence ATGCTGGTTCGCGAACCAAACCGAAAAGTCGAGAAAACTTCTGATTTTCCCGATTCTCGCGGGCAGACCATCCTCTCAGCGATAATCAACGAACATTTTGTCACGGGCGAGCCTGTTGGGTCTAAATCCATTGCGGACAAGTTTGCAAATGCTTCAGGTCTGAGCTCAGCAACCATCCGCAGCGTTATGGGCGAGTTAGAGGAGCTGGGGCTTCTCGAGCAACCTCATACGTCAGCCGGACGAGTCCCGACCGACAAGGGGTATAGGTATTACGTTGATAATCTGCTTGGCGTCCTAAGTATCTCGAACGAAGATCTGTACCGGATCGGTGACGAATTCGGCCTGTCGACGAACGAGTTTGCGGAAACACCGGACAGATTGATGGAACGTACATCCCAACTCCTTTCTGTTCTTTCAAATAATGTTGGCATCGTGGTTTCGCCCAGCTTGTCGAGCGACCGCTTGCAGCATATCGAATTCGTAAATCTTTCCGAGAATCGAATTCTTGTCGTTCTGGTCTCTGCTCCGAATATCGTCCATAACCGGATCATTCGGCTAAATGTCGCCTTTACGAAAGAAGAACTCGATCGGTGTGCAAACTATCTGAACACCGAATACGCGGGAAAGAACCTATCGCAAATAAGGGCCGAGATACTCGCGTTGATGCACGAGGAAAAGGCACTTTTCGATAAACTGCTGCAAACCGCCGTCATTCTGTGTTCTCAGAGTATCGAGGACGACGAGGAAATGCCCGGTGAGGTCTATGTCGACGGAACGTCGAATATTTTGACCAAAAGGGATTTCGTCGACCTTGAACGGCTTCGCGAACTGCTTTCGACGATCGGCGAGAAATCGCGTCTCATCGAGATCTTGAATGAGTGCATTGCTCGCGATAAGACTGGGAAGGGCGACGTTCAGGTCGTCATCGGCAGCGAGAACCGCACGCCATCGATGCAAAATTGTTCGCTTATATCGGCACCCTACCGAATCGGCAACACCTCGGCGGTAGGCACCCTCACGGTGCTTGGCCCAACGCGGATCGAATATGCAAGGATGATATCGATCGTCTCATACGTCGCCCGCGTCCTCGAAAAGATGATGTCCAGGGACATTTCGAATAACTAA
- a CDS encoding SDR family oxidoreductase: protein MAEKIFADDILQGKIAFVTGGGTGITGGVARAFAEHGARIAITSRKEENLAAMKKVIEDGGGECFTVVADVRDYADVENAIARTVEHYGKIDIVVNGAAGNFLCAADQLSANGFGTVVDIDTKGTFNVCRAAFEELKRSNGQILNISATLHYLATPMQIHVSAAKAGVDAITRNLSVEWGRHGIRVNGIAPGPIEDTEGMKRLLPEPLKEKITKKIPLGRFGRIKDIENAALFLTSDAAGYINGVTLVVDGGQWLLGTSLG from the coding sequence ATGGCGGAAAAAATTTTTGCTGATGACATTTTACAGGGAAAGATCGCGTTTGTAACCGGCGGCGGGACCGGCATTACCGGCGGCGTTGCCCGCGCATTTGCCGAACATGGCGCCCGGATCGCGATCACAAGCCGCAAGGAAGAGAATCTTGCCGCAATGAAAAAAGTGATCGAAGATGGCGGCGGCGAGTGTTTTACGGTCGTCGCGGATGTGCGGGATTACGCGGACGTCGAGAATGCGATAGCACGGACCGTCGAACATTATGGAAAGATCGATATCGTTGTGAATGGGGCTGCGGGCAATTTTCTTTGCGCGGCTGACCAGCTTTCGGCGAATGGTTTTGGAACGGTCGTTGATATCGACACAAAGGGAACGTTCAATGTATGCCGAGCAGCGTTCGAGGAGCTGAAGCGGTCAAACGGTCAGATACTGAATATTTCAGCCACGCTGCACTATCTTGCCACGCCGATGCAGATCCACGTTTCCGCGGCCAAGGCGGGCGTCGATGCGATCACGCGTAATCTATCGGTCGAATGGGGACGCCACGGAATAAGGGTGAACGGGATCGCACCGGGGCCTATCGAGGACACAGAAGGAATGAAGCGGCTGCTGCCAGAACCGCTGAAGGAAAAGATCACCAAAAAGATCCCGCTTGGGAGATTTGGAAGGATAAAGGACATCGAGAACGCTGCGTTGTTCCTGACATCGGATGCCGCCGGTTACATAAACGGCGTGACTCTCGTCGTCGACGGCGGGCAATGGCTGCTCGGGACAAGCTTGGGTTGA
- a CDS encoding M48 family metallopeptidase, protein MQASADTTEFRGFFEEAFAHYDPSRRLPPISVRFYPYVGINHTIRVRDGMIYVRIAEICHDMPPQVQRSLAYILVSKLYRRRVPKRAREVYGEYIKAETIRERSTASKRDRGRKVVTGSSGEIYDLNEIFDDLNTKYFGGSLAKPTLTWSARKTFRILGHHDATHETIVISRSLDSAETPRYVIEYVLYHEMLHIHHPTVHHNGRRYNHTAEFRRDEERYRYFREAERWIEQNVRRLKRNARRG, encoded by the coding sequence ATGCAGGCATCAGCCGATACTACGGAATTTAGGGGATTTTTCGAAGAGGCATTCGCCCATTACGATCCTTCGCGCAGATTGCCGCCGATCAGCGTCCGATTTTACCCATATGTCGGCATCAACCACACTATAAGGGTAAGGGACGGTATGATTTACGTCCGTATCGCTGAGATCTGCCACGATATGCCGCCTCAGGTCCAGCGATCACTCGCATACATACTTGTATCGAAACTGTACAGACGTCGGGTTCCGAAACGAGCGCGCGAGGTTTACGGCGAATACATTAAGGCAGAAACGATCCGCGAACGGTCGACCGCGAGCAAGCGTGACCGGGGCCGCAAGGTCGTTACCGGCTCGTCTGGCGAGATCTACGATCTTAACGAGATCTTTGACGACCTGAACACAAAGTATTTCGGCGGCAGTCTGGCCAAACCGACGCTCACCTGGTCGGCCCGCAAGACCTTTCGGATACTCGGGCATCACGACGCAACGCACGAAACTATCGTTATCAGCCGATCATTGGATTCGGCCGAAACGCCGCGGTACGTCATCGAATACGTTCTTTATCACGAAATGCTTCACATTCACCATCCGACGGTCCACCACAACGGACGGCGATACAACCACACCGCGGAGTTTCGACGCGACGAAGAGAGATATCGCTATTTCAGGGAAGCCGAACGATGGATCGAGCAGAACGTACGGCGATTAAAGCGAAACGCAAGACGCGGCTAG
- the dnaK gene encoding molecular chaperone DnaK, which yields MSKVIGIDLGTTNCCVSVLEGGTVQIISNKEGGRTTPSVVGFTDKDERLVGQIAKRQAVTNPANTLYAVKRLIGRKFNSPEVEKMRETVPFEIVEAPNGDAHIKVLGRVYSPPEISAIVLQRLKIAAEEFLGDKITEAIVTVPAYFDDMQRQATRDAGKIAGLEVERIINEPTAAALAYGFGKNKSEKVAVYDLGGGTFDISILEINDGVFEVLSTSGNTFLGGEDFDQRIIDWLVDNFKTSSGIDLKEDRLALQRLKEAAERAKCELSSVDETSISLPFIAADPTGPKHINANLTREKFEELVRDLVDSSVEPCQKALWDAKLKPVDIDKVILVGGQTRSPIITRTVSEVFGKEPSSEINPDEVVAMGAAIQGGVLTGDVKDIVLLDVLPLSLGLETRGGLFVKLINRNSTIPLKNTMTFTTVVDNQQSVEIHILQGEREIASANRSLAKFELVGIPPAPRGVPQVDVSFEIDANGIVNVSAQDKMTGLEQAMQISPSSGLSPDEIERLIMEAETSVDRDREERELIVQRNRLENMIKNARKAMVEYGRSFALEEQQEINGILNNAEESLSTDDITEINLVLVKVEEAAGRITAAMLAAV from the coding sequence ATGAGTAAAGTAATTGGAATCGATCTTGGCACTACGAACTGTTGCGTTTCCGTACTCGAAGGCGGAACGGTTCAGATCATATCGAACAAAGAAGGCGGGCGGACAACCCCATCCGTTGTTGGCTTTACGGACAAAGATGAACGGCTCGTCGGCCAGATCGCCAAGCGACAGGCGGTGACTAATCCGGCGAACACGTTGTATGCCGTTAAGCGACTGATCGGTCGTAAGTTCAATTCACCCGAAGTCGAGAAAATGCGCGAAACGGTCCCGTTCGAGATCGTCGAGGCACCGAACGGCGACGCTCACATCAAGGTGCTTGGCCGTGTTTACAGCCCGCCTGAAATATCCGCGATCGTACTGCAGCGGCTGAAGATAGCCGCCGAGGAGTTTCTGGGCGACAAGATCACGGAAGCCATCGTGACCGTGCCGGCCTATTTCGACGATATGCAGCGTCAGGCGACCCGCGATGCCGGTAAGATCGCCGGGCTTGAGGTTGAAAGGATCATCAATGAGCCCACGGCCGCGGCGCTCGCGTATGGTTTTGGCAAGAATAAATCCGAAAAGGTCGCTGTCTATGACCTTGGCGGCGGAACGTTCGATATTTCGATCCTCGAGATAAACGACGGTGTTTTCGAGGTGCTTTCGACCTCAGGTAACACATTTCTCGGAGGTGAGGATTTTGACCAGCGGATCATCGATTGGTTGGTTGATAATTTCAAAACGAGCAGCGGCATCGATCTAAAAGAAGATCGCCTTGCCCTGCAGCGGCTGAAAGAGGCAGCCGAGCGGGCAAAATGTGAACTTTCGAGCGTTGATGAAACGAGCATAAGCCTCCCCTTCATCGCCGCTGACCCGACCGGCCCAAAACACATCAACGCCAATTTGACGAGAGAGAAGTTTGAGGAGCTGGTTCGGGACCTTGTCGATTCGTCGGTCGAACCATGCCAGAAAGCCCTTTGGGATGCGAAGCTCAAGCCGGTCGATATTGACAAGGTGATTCTGGTCGGCGGTCAAACGCGCTCGCCGATAATCACCCGAACGGTTTCAGAGGTTTTCGGTAAAGAGCCATCGTCCGAGATCAACCCTGACGAGGTCGTGGCAATGGGTGCGGCGATCCAGGGCGGAGTTTTGACCGGTGACGTCAAGGATATCGTGCTGCTCGACGTTCTGCCGTTGAGCCTTGGCCTCGAAACTCGCGGCGGACTTTTCGTCAAACTGATCAACCGAAACTCTACTATCCCGCTAAAGAACACGATGACGTTCACTACCGTCGTCGACAATCAGCAGTCGGTCGAGATTCATATTCTTCAGGGCGAACGCGAGATCGCCTCGGCGAACCGCAGCCTTGCAAAGTTCGAACTGGTCGGAATCCCGCCGGCACCCCGCGGCGTACCGCAGGTCGATGTGAGTTTTGAGATCGACGCCAACGGTATTGTGAACGTCTCGGCTCAGGACAAGATGACCGGTCTCGAACAGGCTATGCAGATATCGCCTTCATCCGGGCTTTCGCCGGACGAGATCGAAAGATTGATAATGGAAGCCGAAACCTCGGTCGACCGAGACCGCGAAGAACGCGAGCTTATCGTGCAGCGTAACCGGCTCGAGAACATGATCAAGAACGCGAGGAAGGCAATGGTCGAGTATGGCCGATCGTTCGCCCTCGAAGAACAGCAAGAGATCAACGGCATTCTGAACAATGCCGAGGAATCGCTCAGTACCGACGACATAACCGAGATCAACCTGGTGCTCGTCAAGGTCGAAGAGGCCGCTGGCCGTATTACCGCCGCGATGCTTGCAGCCGTCTGA
- a CDS encoding nucleotide exchange factor GrpE gives MDPNEEIEDLEVIAEDSDDETVSVDDFIRELEAKEKDLHITAETTIIEIEQGFDDGNPTDFLKSMHSFEPPTEIAPAVKQADPEEDLLVQELKEEKSDMEAKLARLNETISKMEEERAEMFKNSQRRAKDYENFKARTERERNDIMHSQVSTLATQLLPAIDNLNRALEHSGSTGKKMSGEFKQFFEGIELVNQQVNDIFAGMGIKPIPAVGEVFDPHLHEAVATEESDEFPANVICEELLRGYRIGDRVIRHSMVKVYVAPPGHNGTGPSEKDETARSINDADTPAVSDEAEIGDEAAAADNSAMQVDESATFTTTDEEIAESIPDDEN, from the coding sequence ATGGATCCCAATGAGGAAATAGAAGACCTTGAGGTCATTGCGGAAGATTCTGACGACGAGACGGTCTCGGTCGACGATTTCATCCGTGAACTTGAGGCGAAGGAAAAAGACCTTCACATCACTGCCGAGACGACGATCATCGAGATCGAGCAGGGATTTGACGACGGTAATCCCACCGATTTTCTCAAGTCGATGCATTCCTTCGAACCGCCGACCGAGATTGCTCCGGCAGTCAAACAGGCCGATCCGGAGGAAGATCTTCTTGTTCAGGAACTCAAAGAAGAAAAATCCGACATGGAAGCCAAACTAGCACGCCTCAATGAAACGATCTCCAAAATGGAAGAAGAGCGTGCCGAGATGTTCAAGAACTCGCAGCGTAGGGCAAAGGATTACGAGAATTTCAAGGCCCGGACCGAAAGAGAGCGCAATGACATAATGCATTCGCAGGTCAGTACACTTGCGACCCAGCTCTTGCCTGCGATCGACAATTTGAACCGGGCGCTCGAACATTCGGGTTCGACTGGCAAGAAAATGTCGGGTGAATTCAAACAGTTCTTTGAAGGCATCGAATTGGTAAATCAACAGGTCAACGACATTTTTGCGGGTATGGGCATTAAGCCGATCCCGGCTGTCGGCGAAGTTTTCGATCCGCATTTGCATGAAGCGGTCGCAACTGAAGAATCAGATGAATTTCCGGCAAACGTGATCTGCGAGGAACTACTTCGCGGATACCGCATCGGCGACCGGGTAATTCGCCATTCGATGGTGAAAGTATACGTTGCTCCGCCAGGGCACAATGGCACTGGTCCGTCCGAAAAGGACGAAACGGCCCGATCGATCAACGACGCGGATACTCCGGCGGTATCGGACGAAGCAGAAATCGGTGATGAGGCCGCCGCGGCCGACAACTCTGCTATGCAAGTTGACGAATCGGCAACTTTCACCACGACCGATGAAGAAATAGCCGAAAGCATTCCAGACGATGAGAATTGA